The following are encoded in a window of Bos javanicus breed banteng chromosome 12, ARS-OSU_banteng_1.0, whole genome shotgun sequence genomic DNA:
- the TSC22D1 gene encoding TSC22 domain family protein 1 isoform X9, with product MDLVKSHLMYAVREEVEVLKEQIKELIEKNSQLEQENNLLKTLASPEQLAQFQAQLQTGSPPATTQPQGTTQPPAQPASQGSGPTA from the exons ATG GATCTGGTGAAAAGCCATTTGATGTATGCAGTTAGAGAGGAAGTGGAGGTCCTCAAGGAACAGATCAAGGAACTCATAGAGAAAAATTCCCAGCTGGAGCAGGAGAACAATCTGCTGAAGACACTGGCCAGTCCCGAGCAGCTTGCCCAGTTCCAGGCCCAGCTGCAGACTGGCTCGCCCCCTGCCACCACACAGCCACAGGGGACCACACAGCCCCCGGCCCAGCCAGCGTCCCAGGGCTCAGGACCAACCGCGTAG
- the TSC22D1 gene encoding TSC22 domain family protein 1 isoform X8 — protein sequence MKSQWCRPVAMDLGVYQLRHFSISFLSSLLGTENASVRLDNSSSGASVVAIDNKIEQAMDLVKSHLMYAVREEVEVLKEQIKELIEKNSQLEQENNLLKTLASPEQLAQFQAQLQTGSPPATTQPQGTTQPPAQPASQGSGPTA from the exons ATGAAATCCCAATGGTGTAGACCAGTGGCGATGGATCTAGGAGTTTACCAACTGAgacatttttcaatttctttcttgtCATCCTTGCTCGGGACCGAAAACGCCTCTGTGAGACTTGACAATAG CTCATCTGGTGCAAGTGTGGTAGCTATTGACAACAAAATCGAGCAAGCTATG GATCTGGTGAAAAGCCATTTGATGTATGCAGTTAGAGAGGAAGTGGAGGTCCTCAAGGAACAGATCAAGGAACTCATAGAGAAAAATTCCCAGCTGGAGCAGGAGAACAATCTGCTGAAGACACTGGCCAGTCCCGAGCAGCTTGCCCAGTTCCAGGCCCAGCTGCAGACTGGCTCGCCCCCTGCCACCACACAGCCACAGGGGACCACACAGCCCCCGGCCCAGCCAGCGTCCCAGGGCTCAGGACCAACCGCGTAG